In Phocoena phocoena chromosome 3, mPhoPho1.1, whole genome shotgun sequence, a single window of DNA contains:
- the GABRP gene encoding gamma-aminobutyric acid receptor subunit pi isoform X2: MRHSLHLTFMCLSLLTGRMCIQGNQFNIKASRSDKLSLPGFENLTAGYNKFLRPNFGGEPVQIALTLDIASISSISESNMDYTATIYLRQRWTDQRLVFEGNKSFTLDARLVEFLWVPDTYIVESKKSFLHEVTVGNRLIRLFSNGTVLYALRITTTVACNMDLSKYPMDTQTCKLQLESWGYDGNDVEFSWLRGNDSVRGLENLRLAQYTIQQYFTLATRSQQETGNYTRLVLQFELQRNVLYFILETYVPSTFLVVLSWVSFWISLDSVPARTCIGEGKGSGRSQHH; this comes from the exons ATGAGGCACAGTCTCCACTTGACCTTCATGTGTCTGAGTCTCCTCACTGGAAG GATGTGTATCCAGGGGAATCAGTTTAACATCAAGGCCAGCAGAAGTGACAAGCTGTCCCTGCCTGGCTTTGAGAATCTCACAGCAGGATATAACAAGTTTCTCAGGCCCAATTTTGGTG GAGAACCTGTTCAGATAGCACTGACTCTGGACATTGCAAGTATTTCCAGTATTTCAGAGAGTAACATG GACTACACAGCCACCATATACCTCAGACAGCGCTGGACGGACCAGCGGCTGGTGTTCGAAGGCAACAAGAGCTTCACTCTGGATGCACGCCTAGTGGAGTTCCTCTGGGTGCCAGACACTTACATCGTGGAGTCCAAAAAGTCCTTCCTCCATGAAGTCACTGTGGGAAACAGGCTCATCCGCCTCTTCTCCAATGGCACAGTCCTGTATGCTCTCAG aaTCACAACAACTGTTGCATGTAACATGGACCTGTCTAAATACCCCATGGACACACAGACATGCAAGTTGCAACTAGAAAGCT GGGGCTATGATGGGAATGACGTGGAGTTCAGCTGGCTGAGAGGGAATGACTCTGTGCGCGGGCTGGAGAACCTGCGGCTTGCTCAGTACACCATACAACAATATTTCACATTAGCTACCAGATCGCAGCAGGAAACAG GAAATTATACACGATTGGTCTTGCAATTTGAGCTTCAGAGGAATGTCCTGTATTTCATTTTGGAAACCTATGTTCCTTCCACTTTCCTGGTGGTGTTATCCTGGGTTTCGTTTTGGATCTCCCTTGATTCAGTTCCTGCAAGAACCTGCATTG GGGAAGGCAAAGGAAGTGGAAGAAGTCAACATCACTAA
- the GABRP gene encoding gamma-aminobutyric acid receptor subunit pi isoform X1, with amino-acid sequence MRHSLHLTFMCLSLLTGRMCIQGNQFNIKASRSDKLSLPGFENLTAGYNKFLRPNFGGEPVQIALTLDIASISSISESNMDYTATIYLRQRWTDQRLVFEGNKSFTLDARLVEFLWVPDTYIVESKKSFLHEVTVGNRLIRLFSNGTVLYALRITTTVACNMDLSKYPMDTQTCKLQLESWGYDGNDVEFSWLRGNDSVRGLENLRLAQYTIQQYFTLATRSQQETGNYTRLVLQFELQRNVLYFILETYVPSTFLVVLSWVSFWISLDSVPARTCIGVTTVLSMTTLMIGSRTSLPNTNCFIKAIDVYLGICFSFVFGALLEYAVAHYSSLQQKAAKDRGKAKEVEEVNITNIINSSISSFKRKISLASIEISSDNVDYSDLTMKTSDKFKFIFRDKMGRIVDYFTIQNPSNVDRYSKLLFPLIFMLANVFYWAYYMYF; translated from the exons ATGAGGCACAGTCTCCACTTGACCTTCATGTGTCTGAGTCTCCTCACTGGAAG GATGTGTATCCAGGGGAATCAGTTTAACATCAAGGCCAGCAGAAGTGACAAGCTGTCCCTGCCTGGCTTTGAGAATCTCACAGCAGGATATAACAAGTTTCTCAGGCCCAATTTTGGTG GAGAACCTGTTCAGATAGCACTGACTCTGGACATTGCAAGTATTTCCAGTATTTCAGAGAGTAACATG GACTACACAGCCACCATATACCTCAGACAGCGCTGGACGGACCAGCGGCTGGTGTTCGAAGGCAACAAGAGCTTCACTCTGGATGCACGCCTAGTGGAGTTCCTCTGGGTGCCAGACACTTACATCGTGGAGTCCAAAAAGTCCTTCCTCCATGAAGTCACTGTGGGAAACAGGCTCATCCGCCTCTTCTCCAATGGCACAGTCCTGTATGCTCTCAG aaTCACAACAACTGTTGCATGTAACATGGACCTGTCTAAATACCCCATGGACACACAGACATGCAAGTTGCAACTAGAAAGCT GGGGCTATGATGGGAATGACGTGGAGTTCAGCTGGCTGAGAGGGAATGACTCTGTGCGCGGGCTGGAGAACCTGCGGCTTGCTCAGTACACCATACAACAATATTTCACATTAGCTACCAGATCGCAGCAGGAAACAG GAAATTATACACGATTGGTCTTGCAATTTGAGCTTCAGAGGAATGTCCTGTATTTCATTTTGGAAACCTATGTTCCTTCCACTTTCCTGGTGGTGTTATCCTGGGTTTCGTTTTGGATCTCCCTTGATTCAGTTCCTGCAAGAACCTGCATTG GAGTGACCACTGTATTGTCAATGACCACACTGATGATTGGGTCCCGCACTTCTCTTCCGAACACCAACTGCTTCATAAAGGCCATTGACGTGTACCTGGGGATCTGCTTTAGCTTCGTGTTTGGGGCCCTCCTGGAATACGCAGTTGCCCACTACAGCTCCCTACAGCAGAAGGCAGCCAAAGATAGG GGGAAGGCAAAGGAAGTGGAAGAAGTCAACATCACTAACATCATCAACAGCTCCATCTCCAGCTTTAAACGGAAGATCAGCTTGGCCAGCATTGAAATTTCCAGCGATAACGTTGACTACAGTGACCTGACAATGAAAACTAGTGACAAGTTCAAGTTTATCTTCCGAGATAAGATGGGCAGGATTGTTGATTATTTCACAATTCAAAACCCCAGTAATGTTGATCGATATTCCAAACTCctatttcctttgatttttatgCTAGCCAATGTATTTTACTGGGCATACTACATGTATTTTTGA